A genomic stretch from Candidatus Bathyanammoxibius amoris includes:
- the murA gene encoding UDP-N-acetylglucosamine 1-carboxyvinyltransferase, with amino-acid sequence MLDLVSEKIVIEGGHRLEGNIGVNGAKNAALPILAACILTKGASHIKAVPKLTDVGIMEQILPHLGLKVEHHKDGSVEVGTVEVDRVTAPYELVNEMRGSICVLGPLLTRRGAARVALPGGCVIGQRPIDLHLKGLRAMGAEISLKDGYVVAYTSRLKGTEIYLGGPNGPTVLGTCNVMMAATLAEGTTIIESAAREPEVQDLAKFLVQAGAKIHGVGTNRIVIDGVKELKPVKHHIIPDRIEAGTLLIAGAITGGDVTVENLQPDHLSAVMDKLREIGVDASTDSSSCRVKGGSLAASVVTTSAYPGIPTDLQPQFMSLLSIAKGTSVITEKVFPDRFMHIAELNRMGANIQKEGPSAIVHGVPHLSAAQVVPSDLRAAASLVVAGLAAGGTTEVLSIYHLDRGYERLEERLTTLGAKIKRVADSKQY; translated from the coding sequence TTGCTAGATCTAGTTAGCGAAAAGATAGTAATCGAAGGCGGGCATCGTCTCGAGGGCAATATAGGCGTTAACGGGGCGAAGAACGCGGCCCTGCCGATCCTGGCGGCCTGTATATTGACGAAGGGAGCCTCCCACATAAAGGCCGTCCCCAAGCTGACAGACGTCGGCATTATGGAGCAGATACTGCCCCATCTGGGCCTCAAGGTAGAGCATCATAAAGATGGTTCTGTAGAGGTAGGCACGGTAGAGGTCGACAGGGTAACCGCCCCTTACGAACTTGTGAACGAGATGCGGGGCTCGATCTGCGTCCTGGGCCCGCTTCTTACCCGGCGCGGTGCCGCAAGGGTCGCACTCCCCGGAGGCTGTGTCATAGGACAGCGGCCCATAGACCTCCACCTCAAGGGCCTTCGTGCCATGGGCGCTGAAATATCCTTAAAAGACGGCTATGTCGTGGCATATACCTCGCGGCTCAAAGGGACGGAAATATATCTGGGCGGACCCAACGGCCCCACCGTACTTGGCACCTGCAACGTCATGATGGCCGCCACACTGGCAGAGGGTACGACGATCATAGAGAGTGCCGCCCGCGAGCCGGAGGTACAGGACCTGGCAAAGTTCCTGGTGCAGGCCGGCGCAAAGATACACGGTGTGGGCACAAACCGCATAGTGATAGACGGCGTAAAAGAGCTGAAACCCGTCAAGCATCATATCATACCCGACAGGATAGAGGCTGGCACACTCCTTATCGCCGGCGCCATCACCGGAGGAGACGTAACCGTAGAGAACCTCCAGCCCGACCATCTAAGCGCAGTGATGGACAAACTGAGAGAGATAGGCGTGGATGCCAGTACGGATTCCAGCAGCTGCCGCGTGAAAGGCGGGTCCCTGGCGGCGTCGGTCGTCACTACCTCGGCCTACCCCGGAATCCCCACAGACCTGCAGCCCCAGTTTATGTCGCTGCTTAGTATTGCGAAGGGAACGAGCGTTATCACCGAGAAGGTGTTCCCGGACAGGTTCATGCACATAGCCGAGCTTAACAGGATGGGCGCCAACATCCAGAAGGAAGGCCCCAGCGCAATCGTGCACGGGGTTCCCCATCTTTCCGCGGCACAGGTCGTACCCTCAGACCTGAGGGCCGCCGCCAGTCTAGTTGTGGCAGGGCTTGCAGCGGGCGGCACCACAGAGGTACTCAGCATCTACCACCTCGACCGCGGCTACGAACGTCTCGAAGAACGCCTCACCACACTGGGGGCAAAAATCAAACGCGTAGCAGACAGTAAGCAATATTAG
- the ffh gene encoding signal recognition particle protein, whose product MFESINNTLGSIFDKLRGRGRLSKENIRDGLREVRTALLEADVNYRVVKDFIKRVSEKAEGEEVIRSVTPGQQIVKIIHNELVNIMGPVGPTLTFKEGGPTVVMLVGLQGGGKTTTTAKLAQLVTSRGRKPLMVAADVKRPAAIKQLKVLGKQLGVPVYSEDSAQPIAICQKAVDYARDNSLDVILVDTAGRLHIDEELMDELQEIRDRLEPDHIYFVCDAMTGQDAVNSAKEFDSSLEFDGVILTKLDGDTRGGAALSIKAVTGKPIKFVGVGEKLDRLEEFYPDRMASRILGMGDVVTLVEKAQAVTDEEKAKDFARKIKDDALTIEDFMDQLQQIKKMGPLQEIIGMIPGMGGKLDGLDVDDRQMNRIEAIMRSMTRPERLKPDIIGGNRRARIARGSGTTIQDVNQLLKQFKFVKKMLKQVTGGPMRMGMPKMGLPTVFGRGKKG is encoded by the coding sequence ATGTTTGAATCTATCAACAACACATTAGGGAGTATATTTGACAAGCTCCGCGGAAGGGGGCGGTTGTCAAAGGAAAATATCAGGGACGGCCTCCGTGAAGTAAGAACGGCCCTGCTTGAGGCCGACGTCAACTACCGCGTGGTAAAAGATTTCATTAAACGCGTCTCTGAGAAGGCCGAGGGTGAGGAGGTCATACGGAGCGTCACGCCCGGTCAGCAGATAGTAAAGATAATCCATAACGAGCTTGTGAACATAATGGGTCCCGTGGGCCCCACGCTGACCTTTAAGGAAGGCGGCCCGACGGTGGTGATGCTGGTGGGCCTTCAGGGCGGCGGTAAGACCACAACCACGGCGAAACTGGCGCAACTGGTAACGTCCAGGGGCAGAAAACCGCTTATGGTGGCCGCCGACGTGAAAAGACCCGCCGCCATAAAACAATTAAAGGTGCTGGGAAAGCAGTTGGGCGTACCCGTGTATTCCGAGGACTCCGCGCAGCCAATAGCAATATGCCAGAAGGCGGTTGATTATGCCAGAGACAACTCCCTGGACGTAATCTTGGTGGATACCGCCGGCCGGCTCCACATAGACGAGGAGCTGATGGACGAACTGCAGGAAATCAGAGACAGGCTTGAGCCCGACCATATCTACTTCGTGTGTGACGCCATGACGGGTCAGGACGCAGTCAACAGCGCCAAGGAGTTCGACTCTAGCCTCGAGTTTGACGGCGTCATACTGACAAAGCTCGACGGCGACACGCGCGGCGGGGCGGCGCTCTCCATCAAGGCCGTCACCGGGAAGCCTATAAAGTTTGTGGGCGTCGGTGAAAAACTTGACAGGTTGGAAGAGTTTTACCCGGACCGCATGGCCTCCAGGATCCTCGGCATGGGTGACGTGGTAACCCTGGTCGAAAAGGCCCAGGCGGTGACGGACGAGGAAAAGGCAAAGGACTTTGCCAGAAAGATAAAGGACGACGCCCTCACGATTGAGGACTTTATGGACCAGCTTCAGCAGATAAAAAAAATGGGCCCGCTGCAGGAGATTATCGGCATGATACCGGGGATGGGCGGTAAGCTCGACGGACTTGACGTAGATGACCGCCAGATGAACAGGATAGAGGCGATAATGCGTTCCATGACCCGGCCGGAAAGGCTGAAACCCGACATCATCGGGGGGAACCGCAGGGCGAGAATCGCCCGGGGCAGCGGCACCACCATTCAAGACGTGAACCAGCTCCTCAAACAGTTCAAGTTCGTGAAGAAGATGCTGAAGCAGGTCACCGGCGGCCCAATGCGGATGGGCATGCCCAAGATGGGTCTTCCAACAGTCTTTGGAAGAGGTAAAAAGGGATAA
- the trmD gene encoding tRNA (guanosine(37)-N1)-methyltransferase TrmD, which yields MRIDILTLFPEMFRGVLGHSILRLAQENGLVSYHLWNIRDYTLDKHKKVDDRPYGGGPGMVMMPEPVFRAIEAVEQASSEPARKVLLTPQGKKFSQPDAKALSEETRLMLVCGHYEGFDERIRQGFDFLEISIGDYILSGGEVPAMAVIDSVVRLIPGVLGDEDSPEIESFNDNLLEHPQYTRPREFRGQKVPDVLFSGHHEKIQRWREEQARERTRTKRPDLFRKDLNRETTSR from the coding sequence ATGCGCATTGACATTTTAACCCTGTTTCCGGAGATGTTTCGTGGTGTCCTGGGGCACAGTATACTCAGGCTCGCACAGGAAAATGGCCTGGTAAGTTATCATCTCTGGAACATCAGGGACTACACGCTGGATAAACACAAGAAGGTGGACGACAGGCCGTACGGGGGAGGGCCCGGTATGGTGATGATGCCCGAGCCTGTTTTCAGGGCTATCGAGGCGGTGGAACAGGCGTCCAGCGAACCTGCCAGAAAGGTGTTGCTTACACCCCAGGGTAAAAAATTCTCTCAGCCTGATGCAAAAGCACTCTCCGAAGAAACCCGGCTCATGCTGGTCTGCGGACACTACGAGGGGTTTGACGAGAGGATAAGGCAGGGCTTTGACTTCCTGGAGATATCTATCGGTGATTATATACTGAGCGGGGGCGAAGTTCCCGCGATGGCAGTGATTGACTCGGTGGTACGGCTGATACCCGGGGTACTGGGCGACGAAGACTCGCCTGAGATTGAATCATTTAACGATAATCTGCTGGAGCACCCGCAATACACCAGACCGAGAGAGTTCAGGGGCCAGAAGGTGCCTGACGTGCTTTTTTCAGGACATCATGAGAAGATACAGCGCTGGCGTGAGGAGCAGGCCAGAGAACGTACGCGCACAAAGAGACCTGATTTATTCCGAAAAGACTTGAACCGGGAAACTACATCGCGATAA
- a CDS encoding protein-L-isoaspartate(D-aspartate) O-methyltransferase — MKNVLMRNELKVIPYIFITVVFLFTCLETACGVREDLSGYNDETYARERTRMVERQIKARGVIDPRVIKAMLFVPRHQFVPERRRAYSYQDRPLPIGSSQTISQPYIVALMTELLELDGADVVLEIGTGSGYQAAVLAEIVNKVYTIEIKEELGLLARERLAEMGYTNIDVRIGDGYNGLPEEAPFDGIIVTAAPDHIPAALTRQLKPGGRMVIPVGTAYEGQYLILITRKEDGQLQKKMIIPVLFVPLLREE; from the coding sequence GTGAAAAACGTATTAATGCGAAACGAGCTCAAGGTAATACCGTACATATTTATAACAGTCGTTTTTTTGTTCACCTGTCTGGAAACGGCATGCGGGGTCAGGGAAGACCTAAGTGGTTACAATGATGAGACGTATGCGCGGGAACGGACCAGGATGGTGGAGAGACAGATCAAGGCCAGGGGCGTTATTGACCCCCGTGTGATAAAGGCCATGCTGTTTGTACCCAGACATCAGTTTGTCCCCGAGAGACGCAGGGCGTACAGTTACCAGGACAGGCCCCTCCCCATAGGTTCCAGCCAGACCATCTCCCAGCCTTATATCGTGGCCTTGATGACAGAACTACTCGAGCTGGACGGTGCGGACGTTGTGTTAGAGATTGGCACGGGCTCCGGCTACCAGGCGGCCGTGCTCGCCGAGATAGTGAACAAGGTGTACACTATCGAAATAAAGGAGGAACTGGGACTCTTGGCCAGAGAGAGGCTTGCGGAGATGGGGTATACCAATATAGACGTCCGCATCGGGGACGGCTACAACGGACTCCCAGAGGAGGCCCCGTTTGACGGTATCATCGTTACTGCCGCGCCCGACCATATTCCCGCAGCCCTTACCAGACAGTTGAAGCCGGGGGGACGGATGGTCATTCCTGTCGGCACGGCGTACGAGGGCCAGTATTTGATACTGATAACAAGGAAAGAAGACGGGCAGCTGCAGAAAAAAATGATTATCCCCGTACTGTTTGTGCCGCTGTTAAGGGAGGAGTGA
- the prmC gene encoding peptide chain release factor N(5)-glutamine methyltransferase, whose product MGHPLLIQKKKTEKPSTSLQNVLADATTVLRNSGVDSPRLDAEVLLATILDVSRSQLYTRLTEPVETGDLKRFRKLLARRARRIPLQYITGHVEFMSLDFLIKKGILVPRPETELLVEAVLERADTRQKLRIIDIGTGSGNIAVSIAAGLRDAADLLVYASDISPKALKLARLNARRHAVEDRISFHRGSLYDAFQRLGLEGQVDFLVSNPPYVPEGEFEGLQPEIRDYEDPGALVAGADGLQCYRAIAAGAHRWLRPGGWLIMELGEGQAAPVKDLIYKNGHFRDMNTVKDLNHTERVIIARSS is encoded by the coding sequence GTGGGCCATCCTCTGCTTATTCAGAAGAAAAAGACTGAAAAGCCGTCAACAAGCCTTCAAAATGTCCTTGCTGACGCCACGACTGTGCTGCGCAATTCAGGTGTGGATTCACCCCGCCTGGACGCCGAGGTGCTGCTGGCGACGATATTGGACGTCTCCCGTTCCCAACTCTATACAAGGCTAACAGAACCCGTTGAGACCGGAGACCTGAAGCGCTTCCGCAAACTCCTCGCCCGAAGGGCTCGCCGTATACCACTACAATACATTACCGGACATGTGGAATTCATGTCCCTGGATTTTCTGATAAAAAAGGGTATATTAGTCCCAAGGCCAGAGACTGAACTGCTCGTAGAGGCCGTCCTGGAAAGGGCTGACACCCGGCAGAAGCTGAGGATAATTGACATCGGTACGGGCTCCGGCAACATAGCCGTATCCATCGCCGCAGGCCTCCGGGATGCCGCGGACCTGTTGGTCTATGCGTCCGACATATCTCCCAAGGCCCTGAAGCTGGCAAGGCTCAACGCCAGGAGACACGCCGTGGAGGACAGGATATCTTTTCATAGAGGCTCGCTCTACGACGCCTTTCAAAGACTCGGGCTGGAGGGGCAGGTTGATTTTCTTGTATCCAATCCGCCCTACGTGCCCGAAGGCGAGTTTGAAGGACTCCAGCCGGAGATAAGGGATTATGAAGACCCGGGGGCACTGGTCGCGGGCGCAGACGGGCTTCAGTGCTACCGGGCAATAGCAGCCGGCGCCCACAGGTGGCTAAGGCCCGGCGGCTGGCTCATTATGGAACTGGGAGAAGGTCAGGCCGCCCCGGTAAAAGACCTTATATACAAGAACGGACATTTCAGGGACATGAATACCGTTAAGGACCTCAATCATACAGAGCGTGTAATAATTGCTAGATCTAGTTAG
- the selD gene encoding selenide, water dikinase SelD, translated as MAEKKRLTDYATCGGUAGKISMECMEGILAGLPDFSGGKLLVGPKTLDDAGVFQVSGELALVQTLDFFTPIVDDPYDYGQIAAANALSDVYAMGGKPLTAMNILTFPVREVDTSTVARILKGGADKVREAGAVIVGGHTLQDSEIKYGLSVTGTVHPEGIVKNSGVRPGDAIILTKPLGSGLIISALKAGEADDAEVAKMVAVMKSLNGAASEVMVEVGASACTDITGFGFMGHAYEMATMSGATLCFWASKAPLLPGCQRHAEMGLMPGASVLNKGYLSDKCKLEGDVSEDLLEVLFDSQTSGGLLIALPANRAELCLKRLKEEGVEDAAVVGEAVEKGQHPLVVRP; from the coding sequence ATGGCGGAGAAGAAGCGCCTGACGGATTATGCCACCTGCGGGGGCTGAGCGGGCAAGATATCCATGGAATGCATGGAGGGTATACTGGCCGGCCTGCCGGATTTCTCCGGCGGTAAGTTACTTGTAGGCCCTAAAACCCTTGATGATGCCGGAGTGTTTCAGGTAAGCGGCGAGCTGGCGCTTGTACAGACACTCGATTTCTTCACACCCATAGTTGACGACCCCTACGACTACGGTCAGATAGCGGCCGCCAACGCCCTTAGCGATGTCTACGCCATGGGAGGGAAGCCTCTCACGGCCATGAACATCCTGACCTTTCCCGTGCGGGAGGTAGACACCTCTACCGTTGCGCGGATATTGAAAGGCGGGGCGGATAAGGTGCGCGAGGCGGGCGCCGTGATCGTCGGTGGTCATACCCTGCAGGATTCTGAGATAAAGTACGGACTCTCAGTCACCGGAACGGTCCATCCTGAAGGGATAGTGAAAAACTCCGGTGTGAGGCCGGGCGACGCAATCATCCTGACAAAACCCCTTGGGAGCGGGCTTATCATATCCGCCCTTAAGGCCGGTGAGGCCGATGACGCGGAAGTGGCGAAGATGGTTGCGGTGATGAAGAGCCTTAACGGGGCCGCCTCCGAGGTGATGGTTGAGGTGGGTGCGAGTGCCTGTACCGATATCACGGGCTTTGGCTTCATGGGCCATGCCTATGAGATGGCCACGATGAGCGGCGCGACGCTGTGCTTTTGGGCCAGTAAGGCCCCGTTGCTGCCGGGCTGCCAGCGACATGCAGAAATGGGTCTGATGCCGGGTGCATCAGTGCTTAACAAGGGATACCTTTCGGATAAATGCAAGCTTGAGGGGGACGTCTCGGAAGACCTGCTTGAGGTGCTCTTCGACTCCCAGACCTCGGGCGGCCTGCTGATAGCACTCCCCGCAAACAGGGCGGAGCTGTGCCTCAAGAGACTTAAGGAAGAGGGCGTTGAAGACGCCGCCGTGGTCGGTGAGGCGGTGGAAAAGGGGCAGCACCCGCTTGTAGTAAGACCTTGA
- the rpsP gene encoding 30S ribosomal protein S16, producing the protein MVRIRMKRMGRRNRPFFRIGIFDAREERDGRAIEEVGHYDPLEKDIEKREVLKKERIEYWLSVGAQPTEKVAVILKRHGISRSKIKLGS; encoded by the coding sequence GTGGTAAGAATCAGGATGAAGAGGATGGGCCGCAGGAACAGGCCCTTTTTCAGGATAGGCATCTTTGATGCCCGCGAAGAGAGGGACGGAAGGGCCATTGAAGAAGTGGGCCATTACGACCCACTGGAAAAGGACATCGAGAAGAGGGAAGTACTCAAAAAGGAGCGGATTGAGTACTGGCTGAGCGTGGGGGCGCAACCCACGGAGAAGGTTGCCGTCATCCTGAAGAGGCACGGTATCTCCCGCAGCAAAATAAAGCTCGGCTCCTAA
- a CDS encoding YbaK/EbsC family protein, with protein MTIARKLKDYLGENKTEYKVSTHQEVYTAQEVAASLHVPGKDVVKVVIIKTGDKCVMVVLQADHKVNVDRVRTALNDPEARLATEGEFKNLFPDCDVGAMPPFGNLYDVGVYVDKSLAEDEDVIFQAGSHVETITMKYADFERLVGPEVVDFGKHL; from the coding sequence ATGACTATTGCACGGAAACTGAAGGACTACCTGGGTGAGAATAAGACAGAGTATAAGGTGAGCACGCACCAGGAGGTGTATACGGCTCAAGAAGTGGCGGCGAGCCTCCACGTCCCGGGTAAAGACGTTGTCAAGGTAGTGATAATCAAGACCGGGGACAAGTGCGTCATGGTGGTACTGCAGGCCGACCATAAAGTAAACGTTGACAGGGTGCGTACGGCGCTAAATGACCCGGAAGCACGGCTGGCGACGGAGGGGGAATTTAAGAACCTGTTCCCTGACTGTGACGTCGGGGCAATGCCGCCGTTCGGGAATCTGTATGACGTGGGAGTGTACGTGGACAAGTCCCTTGCCGAGGACGAGGATGTAATCTTCCAAGCTGGCAGTCACGTCGAGACTATCACAATGAAGTACGCCGATTTTGAGCGTCTGGTCGGTCCGGAGGTGGTTGATTTCGGAAAACATCTATAG